Below is a window of Bacteroidales bacterium DNA.
TCAGCTTTTGTAATACCAAGATTTAAATTAAATTTTAAGAAGGATGAATTTGAAAAATTGGATAAATTAATTAAGTTGAGATTAAAAATTTGAATTTACAACACCCAACAAAAACGTCCATAAAAATTATTTAATAAAGGAATTAAAATTATTTAAACAACATTCCCACCAATTGAAATAAAATCCTTAAAAAATTCAGGATAAGATTTTGAAACACAATTGTAATCATTAATAATAATTTCCTCTTTGGCAGCAACACCTGTTACAGCCGCAGCCATAACAATTCTGTGATCATTAAAAGAATTTATAATTCCGTTTTTTATTTCTCCTCCCTTAATAATCATATTATCTCCATCAATTTTAATTTGAACTCCCATTTTTTCAAATTCATTTTTTAATACATCTGCCCTGTTACTTTCTTTATATATAAGTCTGTTTATTCCTTTTATTACTGACATGCCATTACAAAAAGAAGCCAAAACAACTAAAACAGGAAAAAGATCAGGACAATGAGTAGCATCATAAAAAAATGAATTTAGTTTATTTTTAAAAACTTTTACAGATGATTGTTTTGTAATAACTGTTGCCCCGATTTTTTGCAGAACATCAATAATTGACCTGTCTGCTTGTTTTGAATTAATATTCAAACCGGTAATTTCAACTTCACCTGACAAGGCTGCTGCCGATAAAATAAATGCTGCTCCACTCCAGTCTCCTTCAATAATATATTCTATGGCTTGAAAACTTTGGCTACCTTTTATATTAAATAATTGATAATCAGGATTATATATTTCAATTCCAAAATTATTTAAAACCTGTATAGTTAAATCAATATATGGTTTACTTTTGAGGTTTTTAACAATAATTTCAGTATCAAATTTATGATTTGGCAAAGCAATCAGAAAACCTGTAAGTAATTGCGAACTAAGCGAACCATCTATAATTATTTTATTACCATTTATCGGACCTTTTATTGTAACAGGAACTAAGCCATTATTGGTTTTACATTCAACTCCAAGTTCTTTTAAAGGATTTTTTATCATTGAAACAGGTCTTTTTAATAAAGATTTTTCTCCTGTAAGAGTCATTTGGGAATTATGTAAAGCAACAATTGGTATAAACATTCTCAAACATAAACCGGATTCTTTACAATTAATAATATCCTGTTTTGGATTAAATCCACCAGTTATTATTATTTTGTTTTTATATCTAATAATTGTTGCACCAAGTTTTTCTGCAATATTCAGGGCAGTTTCAGTATCATCACAAAATGACGGGTTTTGAATAATAGTTGTTCCTTTGGCAAATAATGCCGATGCAATAACACGCTGCATAATACTTTTTGAAGGGGGTGCTTTAATACTTCCTCTTATTTTTGATGGACAGATTTTAATATTCATATTTTATCATTCGTATAAAATCTATATTAAAGACTAAATTAATATTATTTTTTACAAGTTGTTTAATAAAATTAAAAAGAATAATACAAGTTATTGTTGAAATAAAACATTGTTATATTTGTACGAAATGCTTTAGTTAGTGTTTATCTATAAAATAAAAGTATACTGAAAGAAGTAATAAGTTTAATTTTTGATTTTGGAAAGCGACTTTCTAAGTCGCTGATTTACAGGTGTACTGTAATTACATACTCGACTTAAAAAGTCGAGTTCCAAACCGTCAAGCAGTATAATTAATCAAAAAACACTGACTTTATGGACAAGCACTAATTAAATCCTTATACACTAAAACATAAAAAAACAATGAAATCATACAAAAAAGAACTTTGGTTTGAAAGTAACTACAGGAGAGAATTAATTAATATTACTCCTGAAATTCAGAATTGCCTTGAGGAAAGCGGTATCCAAGAAGGCTTATTATTATGTAATGCAATGCATATTACAGCAAGTGTATTTATAAATGATGATGAACATGGATTACATCAGGATTTTGAAAAATGGCTTGAAGGTTTAGCTCCTGAAAAACCATATTCGCAATATAAACATAATACTTTTGAAGATAATGCCGATGCACACTTAAAGCGAACTGTTATGGGACGTGAAGTAGTAGTAGCAATTACTGATGGAAAATTAGATTTTGGACCTTGGGAACAAATTTTCTATGGCGAATTTGATGGAAAAAGAAAAAAAAGAGTATTAGTGAAAATTATTGGAGAATAATTTCAGATGTCCTAATCTATACTTCGACTTTATTTATTATATATATAAAAAAATCAATAAGTTATAAATACGGTACCATAATTAAATAATTCCTTGTATTTTGGAATTTTGCTTGCCTATTGACATTGATTGGCAGACAGGGAATACTGGAATGCAAGAATAATTGGACTTTTAACCACTCCATTACTTCGCTAAGTTCCATCGTTCCATTATTTCATTATTCCAGTTGTTTATCGCATTTAACATATTTAGTACTTTTATAGATTACGAGTAGATTGAAAAGTTCTAAAAGTTCATAAGGTAATAAAAAAGGGACTTAAAATAAGTCCCTTTTTTGTTAATTTCTTGATATTTTATAATGTTTATGAAACTTTTTCTAATTTTTTCATTACTGAAAAAATAAAAACTGCTGCAATTATTGAAAGTACAATAAATACAGCCCAAACTTGCCAGATAGCAACTCTCTCATATAAATAACTTCCAACCCATAGCATTTGGTTGCCAAGTGCAGTAGCTCCTAACCAACAACCTTGCATTAAACCTTGATATTTAGGTGGCGATACTTTTGATACAAACGAAATACCCATTGGGCTTAAGAATAACTCAGCAACAGTTAATGTAAAGTATGTGCTGATTAACCATCCTGTTCCAATACGAGCATGATTTGGGTCAGATTGCATAATATCAA
It encodes the following:
- the aroA gene encoding 3-phosphoshikimate 1-carboxyvinyltransferase gives rise to the protein MNIKICPSKIRGSIKAPPSKSIMQRVIASALFAKGTTIIQNPSFCDDTETALNIAEKLGATIIRYKNKIIITGGFNPKQDIINCKESGLCLRMFIPIVALHNSQMTLTGEKSLLKRPVSMIKNPLKELGVECKTNNGLVPVTIKGPINGNKIIIDGSLSSQLLTGFLIALPNHKFDTEIIVKNLKSKPYIDLTIQVLNNFGIEIYNPDYQLFNIKGSQSFQAIEYIIEGDWSGAAFILSAAALSGEVEITGLNINSKQADRSIIDVLQKIGATVITKQSSVKVFKNKLNSFFYDATHCPDLFPVLVVLASFCNGMSVIKGINRLIYKESNRADVLKNEFEKMGVQIKIDGDNMIIKGGEIKNGIINSFNDHRIVMAAAVTGVAAKEEIIINDYNCVSKSYPEFFKDFISIGGNVV
- a CDS encoding secondary thiamine-phosphate synthase enzyme YjbQ, which codes for MKSYKKELWFESNYRRELINITPEIQNCLEESGIQEGLLLCNAMHITASVFINDDEHGLHQDFEKWLEGLAPEKPYSQYKHNTFEDNADAHLKRTVMGREVVVAITDGKLDFGPWEQIFYGEFDGKRKKRVLVKIIGE